A stretch of DNA from Mycobacterium senriense:
CCTGATGAGCATTCCTGGCATCGCCGTCCTGTACGGCGGAATCGTGCAGAAGAAGTGGGCCGTCAACACCATGTTGATGGCCTTCACCGGGTTCTCTCTGGTGCTAGTCGTGTGGGTGCTCTGGGGTTTCAAGATGGGGTTCGGCGAACCGCTGAAACTCGGGCCGGGCATCCTGCAGTCGGCGGTCGGGAAACCCAAGACCATCCTGAGCAGCAACAACCAGCAGATCGCTTATATCCCGCTGCTGGACGGCACCATGCCGTCTTTCCGCTTCTCGGAGACCACGCTGGCGTACTTCCAATTCGTGTTCGCCGCCATCACCCCGCTGCTTTTTCTCGGCAGCGTGATCGGAAGAATGAGCTTCAAGGCCTGGCTGATCTTCGTGCCACTGTGGTCGACATTCGCCTACTCGGTCAATGCGTTCCTGCTGTGGGGCGGTGGCTGGTGGTCACACGCTGGCGCCTTGGATTACAGCGGTGGCTACGTGATTCACCTCGCCGCCGGGACATCCGGTTTCGTCGCTGCCGCGGTGATAGGTCCGAGGCTGGCGCGGGACCGGGAACGCGCGGTGCCGAACAACCTGCCCCTGGCCGCGGTCGGTGCCGGCGTCTTGTGGTTGGGCTGGAACGGCTTCAACGGGGGTGACCCGTACTTTTCGGGTGCCGACGCGTCACTGGCGGTGATCAACACCAATCTCGCCACCGCAGTCGCGTTGCTCACCTGGGTGATCTGGGACCTTTTCGCGAGCAAGCAGCGCAAACCGACATTCCTCGGCGCTGTGAACGGGATGATCAGCGGCCTGGTCGCCATCACGCCGGCGGCTGGCTTTGTCAACAGCTTCGGTGCGATGATCATCGGCGTCGTCGCCTCGTCCCTGGTATGGATGTCCTGGAATTGGCTTGGTACAACAACGCTTTTCAAGAAGGTGGACGACACGCTGGGTGTGTTTCACACTCACGGTGTCGCAGGTTTGGCCGGCGGGTTGCTGGTCGGAGTACTCGCCGATCCGCATATTGTCGAATACCTGGGCGGCAGCACGGGACAGGACGTGACCTTCGCCGGTTGGCTGTACGGTCACCATCCCAAGCAGATATTGATCCAGGCCGGTGCTGCGGCCACGATCATCGTCTGGGATGCGCTCATCACATTCGTCATCCTGAAAGTCCTTGGCCTCTTTATGAAATTGCGGTTGCCCGACGAGGTGTTGGAAAGCGGTGACCTCGGTGTGCACGACGAAGAGGCTTACCCGGACGAAACGCTCGTCACGGGTAGGCGAGTCGAGCCGCGCTCAGAAACGCGGACTGGGACGATAATTTCCAAACACGCTGAGACGGTGGATGATTGAGGGTGCGAAGACGCCATGAAGCTGATTACCGCGATCGTCCAGCCCTTCACCCTCGATGACGTCAGGCATGCCGTGGAGTCCGCCGGTGTGCTGGGTTTAACCGTCACCGAAGTCCAGGGGTATGGCAGACAGCGAGGGCACACCGAGGTCTACCGCGGAGCCGAGTACGCGGTCGAATTCGTACCAAAGGTCCGGGTCGAGGTACTGATCGACGAGGAGTTTGTCGACCGGGTCACGGGGGCCATCATCAGCGCGGCTCACACCGGGAAGATCGGCGACGGCAAGGTGTGGGTATCACCAGTGGAAGCGGTTGTTCGCATCCGGACCGGGGAACGTGACCACAACGCGCTGTGATGGAATTCGCGCGTAAGCGCGAGAATTCCGGCGCAACACTTTGGTGCCGGCCCAGTTGTGATCTATCCCTCGTCGGCCGCGAAACCTGAGAATTCCCTACATCCGCACCCGATAGCGCGCTCACGTGGGCTGTTAGCGGCGCGCGTGAAATCCGCCGGAAGCGGGTTTGCCTGACTTTCGCTACGGGTAAGCGACTGCGATACAGCGTGATTGGAAGTCTGAGCAGAACCTGAGTGCGCACAGTGACGTAGCTAACGTCGAGCAGTTCGATCTGCTAACGGGCGACTTGTGGCCAGTAGACTACCGAAAACCAATCTCGTCAGCGCCTTTCGGTGCTGAAAGCCGGTGGGATCCGGAGGCCAAATCGTCGCACACGTATCGGCGGCTTCGCCACTTGACGACCAGAGCCGACAACACAGCAAAGGCGGTGCCAGCGTGAACGATGTGAACGGCCCTACGGCCGCGCACGACGATCGAAACGCCCGAATCTTCGAGTTTGACACCTCCTCGGTGGTGCGGGTTCCGTTGCACAACGGCCCGATCAGCGATATCGACATCAGCCCGGACGGGCGGCGGCTGGTCGCGACGAACTACGGCCGCGACGCGGTTTCGGTCATCGACGCCAACACGTGCCGTGTCTCGAGCACCGTCACCGGGCTGACCGAACCGTTCGCGGTCACCATGAGCAGTGCGGACTCCAACTACGCCTACGTCAGCATCGCGACCGCCGGCTACGACGCCATCGAGGTCATCGACGTCGTCACGAACTGGCGCATCGCCACCCACCATCTCGCGAACAGCGTCAGCGACCTGACGGTGAGCCCGGACGGCAAATTCCTTTACGCCAGCCGGAACGCGGTGCGCGGCGCCGATGTGACGGTGCTGGACACCACCACCGGCGAACTCGAGGTCATAGACCTGGCGACCGCGCCGGGCACCACCACCGAATGCGTGCGGATCAGCGCCGACGGACGACGGCTGTATGTCGGCATGAACGCCCCGACCGGCGGCAGCCTTGCCATGATCGAGACCCGGACGCGGTCCGACAATCGCCGGGTCGGCGGCCGGTCACGCATCGTCGGCGTCGTCGACCTCGGTCTGCCTCTGCGCGATGTGGCGTTGAGCGACGACGGCGGCACGGCGTACGTGGCCAGCTGCGATCCGGTCGCGGGCGCGGTACTGGACGTGATCGACACCCGGGTCAACAAGATCGTCGGCACCCACAAGATCCCGGAGATCACCGGCCCGCTCACACGGATGACGCTCAGTCGCGACGGCGCGCGGGCCTACCTGGTCAGCGACGACCGCATCACGGTGCTGAGCACCCACCAGCAGGACGTCCTCGGCGAAGTCGAGGTGTCCAAGCACCCGTCGTGCGTGGTGGAGAGCCCCGACGGCACCCAGCTCTACGTTGCCGATTACTCCGGCGTGGTCACCGCGGCGCGCATCTCCTCGACCGCGCCATCGCCGACCCGCGGCGGGGCGGGCGACCCGGACCTGTCGGTCGCCGGCTGGCTGCCCGAACTGCCGGAGTGGGAACCGGTCCTCGCCTAGGCCGGCTGGTCTCGCGGGGCGCCCAAAGCGGCCCCGGCCGAACGGGATCCACGCAATCGATCGTCAGTCTCCTCGGGTGCTGACACTCTCGCCGAGTTGAGGCTTAGGGTGGGAGGCGCCCGACGGCACAGGCGGTGCTGCCCCGAGACTAAGGCGGTAGATCAGTGGACGGCACGATGCAGGACTTCCCGTTGACCATCACCGCGATCATGCGTCACGGCTGCACCGTGCACGGGGAACGCGTCGTCACGACCGCCACCGGGGACGGCTACCGGCGCACCACCTACCGGGAGCTGGGCAAGCAGGCCGCGCAACTGGCGAATGGCCTGCGCCGCCTCGGCGTCACCGGTGACCAGCGGGTGGGCACATTCATGTGGAACAACGCCGAGCACCTCACCGCATACCTCGCCTTGCCGTCGATGGGCGCCGTCCTGCATACCCTCAACATCCGGCTGTTCCCCGAGCAGATCGCCTTCGTCGCCAACGAGGCCGAAGACCAGGTGGTGCTGGTCGACGCCTCACTGGTCAAATCGCTGGCACCCGTGCTGCCCGAGCTCGAGACCGTGCACACCGTGATCGTCGTCGGCGACGACACTGAGCCGCTGCAGGGCGCGGGCAAGACCGTGCTGCGCTACGCCGACGTCCTCGACGGCGAGTCCACCGAGTTCGACTGGCCGCGCATCGACGAGAACTCCGCGGCCGCGATGTGCTACACAAGCGGCACCACCGGCAACCCGAAAGGCGTTGTCTACAGCCACCGTTCGAGCTTCCTGCACACGATGGGCGCGTGTACCACCAACGGCATCGGCGTCGGGGCCACCGACAGCGTGCTGCCCATCGTGCCGATGTTCCATGCCAACGCCTGGGGGCTGCCGTACGCGGCGCTGATGGCCGGCGCCGACTTGGTGTTGCCAGATTGCCACCTCGACCCCCGCTCGCTGGTCGCGATGGTCGAGGACCTGAAGCCCACCGTGACCGGCGCGGTGCCCACCATCTGGAACGGCGTCCTGCATCACCTCGAGGACGACCCCGACCACGACATGTCGTCGGTGCGGTTGGTGGTCTGCGGCGGCTCGGCCGTCCCGGTGTCGCTGATGCGCACCTTCGAGGAAAAGCACGACGTACAGATCCGGCAGCTGTGGGGCATGACGGAGACGTCGCCGCTGGCCACCATGGCGTGGCCGCCGCCGGGCACCCCGGAGGACCAGCACTGGGCCTTCCGCGGGACACAGGGTCAGCCGGTCTGCGGAGTGGAGATGCGCATCGTCGACGACGACGGTCAGGTGTTGCCCAACGACGGCCAGGCCGTCGGCGAGGTCGAGGTCCGCGGACCGTGGATCGCCGGCTCCTACTACCTGGGCCGCGACGAATCGAAATTCGACTCCGGCTGGCTGCGCACCGGCGACGTGGGCCGCATCGATGAGCGCGGGTTCGTCACCCTGACCGACCGCGCCAAGGACGTCATCAAATCCGGTGGGGAATGGATCTCCTCGGTCGAGTTGGAGAATTTCTTGATCGGGCACCCGGATGTGGTCGAGGCCGCCGTGGTCGGCGTTCCCGACGAGCGCTGGGAAGAACGGCCGCTCGCGGTGATCGTGGCCAAGGAGGGCGCGGCGGTGAGCCCCGACCAGCTGCGAAACTTTCTCGCCGACAAGGTCGTTCGGTGGTGGCTGCCCGAGCGGTGGACCTTCGTCGACGAGATCCCGCGCACCAGCGTCGGCAAGTACGACAAGAAAACCATCCGGTCGCGATACGCAGAGGACGAATACCAGGTGATCGAGGCGCGCTGAGCTGAAAGGCGTTACACCCGTGGCACATTCACTCATCGTCGATCAATCCGTCGTCACCCCGGTCGCGGTCCAGGACGCTTTTAACCGGACGCTGCCCATTGCGCTCCCGACGCTTTTCCACCGCTGGTACGGGCCGTTCCCGCCGATCAAGGAAGTGCGCGAGCAGACCGGGGCCTGGGACGCGGCCGGCCAAACCCGCGTCGTGCACCTGGTCGGCGGGGCCAGCATGCGCGAGGAACTGACCAGCGTCGACCCGCCGCGGTCGTTCGGCTACCGGCTTTCGGAGGTCACCGGCCCGATGGCGCTGCTGGTCGACCACGTCCTCGGCGAATGGATCTTCGCTCCGGCCGGCGGCGGCACCGAGATCACCTGGCGCTGGGACATCCGCCCACCCACGGCGCTGACGGCCTGGGCACTGCCGGTGCTGGGCAGGATGTGGAAGGGCTACGCGCGCCGGGCGCTGCACGACCTGTCGGCCGTGCTGACGGGCTGACCCGCGACCGCTAGCGTGGGGAGCCATGTGCCGACTTTTTGGCCTGCACGCCGGGACGCACGCCTGCACCGCGACCTTCTGGCTCCTCGACGCCCCGGACAGCCTGGCTCAGCAGAGCAGGAGAAATCCGGACGGCAGCGGGCTGGGCGTCTTCGACGAACACGGCCAACCGCACCTGTACAAGGAGCCGATAGCGGCCTGGCAGGACGCGGAATTCGCGACCGAGGCGCACCGGATGACCGGCACGACGGTCATCGCCCACGTCCGCTACGCGACCACCGGCTCGCTCGACATCCACAACACCCACCCGTTCCTGCAGGACGGGCGGATCTTCGCGCACAACGGCGTCGTCGAAGGATTGCACATCCTCGACGAGCGGTTGCGTGAGGTCGGCACCGACGACCTGGTGTTGGGCGACACCGATTCCGAGCGGGTCTTCGCGTTGATCACCGCCGCGATCCGGGCCCGCGACGG
This window harbors:
- a CDS encoding class II glutamine amidotransferase, yielding MCRLFGLHAGTHACTATFWLLDAPDSLAQQSRRNPDGSGLGVFDEHGQPHLYKEPIAAWQDAEFATEAHRMTGTTVIAHVRYATTGSLDIHNTHPFLQDGRIFAHNGVVEGLHILDERLREVGTDDLVLGDTDSERVFALITAAIRARDGDITAGLTDAMRWLAEHAPIYAVNVLLSTATDMWALRYPETHHLYILDRSDDTASHDSEFDLCTKRIHARSEHLCERSSVVFATEVMDDEPRWRLLPAGELFHVDADLQIHRSMILPDPPKHLLRREDLSSPVEESQHALPNTRQLA
- a CDS encoding SRPBCC family protein — translated: MAHSLIVDQSVVTPVAVQDAFNRTLPIALPTLFHRWYGPFPPIKEVREQTGAWDAAGQTRVVHLVGGASMREELTSVDPPRSFGYRLSEVTGPMALLVDHVLGEWIFAPAGGGTEITWRWDIRPPTALTAWALPVLGRMWKGYARRALHDLSAVLTG
- a CDS encoding WD40 repeat domain-containing protein, with protein sequence MNDVNGPTAAHDDRNARIFEFDTSSVVRVPLHNGPISDIDISPDGRRLVATNYGRDAVSVIDANTCRVSSTVTGLTEPFAVTMSSADSNYAYVSIATAGYDAIEVIDVVTNWRIATHHLANSVSDLTVSPDGKFLYASRNAVRGADVTVLDTTTGELEVIDLATAPGTTTECVRISADGRRLYVGMNAPTGGSLAMIETRTRSDNRRVGGRSRIVGVVDLGLPLRDVALSDDGGTAYVASCDPVAGAVLDVIDTRVNKIVGTHKIPEITGPLTRMTLSRDGARAYLVSDDRITVLSTHQQDVLGEVEVSKHPSCVVESPDGTQLYVADYSGVVTAARISSTAPSPTRGGAGDPDLSVAGWLPELPEWEPVLA
- a CDS encoding P-II family nitrogen regulator produces the protein MKLITAIVQPFTLDDVRHAVESAGVLGLTVTEVQGYGRQRGHTEVYRGAEYAVEFVPKVRVEVLIDEEFVDRVTGAIISAAHTGKIGDGKVWVSPVEAVVRIRTGERDHNAL
- a CDS encoding ammonium transporter, which translates into the protein MLPYPDWVNPGDNAWQLVAATLVGLMSIPGIAVLYGGIVQKKWAVNTMLMAFTGFSLVLVVWVLWGFKMGFGEPLKLGPGILQSAVGKPKTILSSNNQQIAYIPLLDGTMPSFRFSETTLAYFQFVFAAITPLLFLGSVIGRMSFKAWLIFVPLWSTFAYSVNAFLLWGGGWWSHAGALDYSGGYVIHLAAGTSGFVAAAVIGPRLARDRERAVPNNLPLAAVGAGVLWLGWNGFNGGDPYFSGADASLAVINTNLATAVALLTWVIWDLFASKQRKPTFLGAVNGMISGLVAITPAAGFVNSFGAMIIGVVASSLVWMSWNWLGTTTLFKKVDDTLGVFHTHGVAGLAGGLLVGVLADPHIVEYLGGSTGQDVTFAGWLYGHHPKQILIQAGAAATIIVWDALITFVILKVLGLFMKLRLPDEVLESGDLGVHDEEAYPDETLVTGRRVEPRSETRTGTIISKHAETVDD
- a CDS encoding long-chain fatty acid--CoA ligase, which encodes MDGTMQDFPLTITAIMRHGCTVHGERVVTTATGDGYRRTTYRELGKQAAQLANGLRRLGVTGDQRVGTFMWNNAEHLTAYLALPSMGAVLHTLNIRLFPEQIAFVANEAEDQVVLVDASLVKSLAPVLPELETVHTVIVVGDDTEPLQGAGKTVLRYADVLDGESTEFDWPRIDENSAAAMCYTSGTTGNPKGVVYSHRSSFLHTMGACTTNGIGVGATDSVLPIVPMFHANAWGLPYAALMAGADLVLPDCHLDPRSLVAMVEDLKPTVTGAVPTIWNGVLHHLEDDPDHDMSSVRLVVCGGSAVPVSLMRTFEEKHDVQIRQLWGMTETSPLATMAWPPPGTPEDQHWAFRGTQGQPVCGVEMRIVDDDGQVLPNDGQAVGEVEVRGPWIAGSYYLGRDESKFDSGWLRTGDVGRIDERGFVTLTDRAKDVIKSGGEWISSVELENFLIGHPDVVEAAVVGVPDERWEERPLAVIVAKEGAAVSPDQLRNFLADKVVRWWLPERWTFVDEIPRTSVGKYDKKTIRSRYAEDEYQVIEAR